The following proteins come from a genomic window of Deltaproteobacteria bacterium:
- a CDS encoding transposase: MYRYLDCGDLHNGFSRVKCKDCGHEYLLAFSCKRRHFCPSCHQKRVVEFGEWLCCEVLKKVPHRHFVFSIPKILRRYFLYDRKLLADLSRCAWDALTVFLQEAVPEKKPVPGAVIAIQTFGDFLGFNPHCHILVTDGCFYGGKGMFRVAPPFDLKKLETIFRHKVFRMLLNKGKITEEMIRMISAWKHSGFHVFCGNRISPNDATAMENLARYIIRASFSQERMQYLDQEAKVVYTSKACPGHRFGDSKSNKVFDALEWLAAMCSHIPNKGEQMVRYYGYYSNVSRGKRQESTEDDDIPYIIESEEDVKAHRRKWAKLIQKIYEVDPLICPKCQGTMRIISSIEDGEIIKAILKHLGIWLVKSKPSPKAHGPPSVESVMDDHSQIPINDDHYYIDPEYPWDAYIPA, encoded by the coding sequence ATTTACCGGTATCTCGATTGCGGCGATCTGCACAATGGCTTCTCCCGTGTGAAATGCAAAGACTGCGGCCATGAATATCTTCTGGCCTTCTCCTGCAAGCGCAGGCATTTCTGCCCATCATGTCATCAGAAGCGAGTAGTCGAATTTGGCGAGTGGCTATGTTGCGAAGTGCTCAAAAAGGTTCCCCACCGTCATTTCGTCTTCAGCATTCCGAAGATCCTGCGCCGGTATTTTCTATACGATAGAAAACTCCTTGCCGATCTCAGCCGATGCGCCTGGGATGCCCTGACGGTCTTTCTACAGGAGGCCGTCCCGGAGAAGAAACCTGTTCCCGGCGCCGTCATCGCTATTCAGACCTTCGGTGATTTTCTCGGATTCAATCCCCACTGCCACATTCTCGTCACCGATGGCTGCTTTTACGGCGGCAAAGGCATGTTCCGGGTCGCCCCGCCGTTTGATCTGAAAAAGCTGGAGACCATATTCCGGCACAAGGTCTTCAGGATGCTCTTGAACAAAGGCAAGATCACGGAGGAGATGATTCGCATGATCTCTGCATGGAAACATTCCGGGTTCCATGTCTTTTGCGGCAACCGTATATCTCCGAATGATGCAACGGCTATGGAAAACCTGGCACGCTACATCATCCGTGCCTCATTCTCTCAGGAGCGCATGCAGTACCTGGATCAAGAGGCGAAGGTCGTCTATACGTCTAAGGCCTGCCCCGGACACCGATTCGGGGACAGCAAGTCAAACAAGGTTTTCGACGCTCTCGAATGGCTCGCCGCCATGTGCTCCCATATACCAAACAAGGGGGAGCAAATGGTGCGTTATTACGGATACTACAGCAACGTATCCCGGGGAAAACGGCAGGAGAGCACAGAGGATGACGACATACCATACATCATTGAATCGGAAGAGGATGTAAAAGCGCACCGGCGAAAATGGGCAAAGTTAATTCAGAAAATATACGAAGTTGATCCCCTTATCTGTCCGAAATGCCAGGGAACCATGCGCATCATTAGCAGCATAGAAGACGGTGAAATCATCAAAGCCATCCTGAAACATCTTGGTATCTGGCTGGTCAAGTCAAAACCCTCTCCCAAGGCGCACGGCCCGCCATCCGTTGAATCCGTCATGGATGATCACTCTCAAATTCCCATCAATGACGATCATTACTATATAGACCCCGAATATCCGTGGGACGCATATATCCCAGCATAA
- a CDS encoding tRNA 4-thiouridine(8) synthase ThiI: MKVKGIGLLSGGLDSILAVKLIMLQGIDVLGVTFQTPFFSAKKARIAAKKIEIPLLTVDITEEHLKMLKAPKYGYGKNMNPCIDCHTLMLNNAGRIMDYSGADFIFTGEVLGQRSMSQTKQSLHVVAKNSGYQEYILRPLSAQLLPETKPEIEGKVERQKLLAIRGKGRKQQIEMARRYGINDYPAPAGGCLLTDPMFSKRLRDLFTYNKDFRIRDIELLKYGRQFRINEFSKVVVGRNSFENEALQKLSEGEDVVIHMTQYPGPTALVPYGGDDTTLLYAASLCALYSDAPKDEEVVALCRTGNASKPIMIKAAQREDCERLMI, translated from the coding sequence TTGAAAGTAAAAGGAATAGGCCTATTATCCGGAGGGCTGGACAGCATCCTTGCAGTAAAGCTCATTATGTTACAGGGTATCGATGTTTTGGGGGTCACGTTTCAAACCCCCTTTTTTAGTGCCAAAAAGGCCAGGATTGCAGCGAAGAAAATTGAAATACCCCTTCTCACTGTAGACATTACGGAAGAACATCTTAAGATGTTAAAAGCCCCCAAATATGGATACGGAAAGAATATGAATCCGTGCATAGATTGCCATACGCTCATGTTGAATAATGCCGGCCGGATCATGGATTATTCAGGGGCAGATTTTATTTTTACAGGAGAAGTACTTGGCCAGCGTTCCATGTCCCAGACGAAACAGTCTCTTCATGTAGTCGCTAAAAATTCAGGATACCAGGAGTATATTCTGAGACCTTTGAGTGCACAGCTTCTGCCCGAAACAAAGCCGGAAATCGAAGGTAAAGTGGAACGTCAAAAACTCCTTGCAATCCGTGGTAAAGGAAGAAAACAGCAGATTGAGATGGCGAGGCGCTATGGTATTAACGATTACCCTGCCCCCGCCGGCGGATGCCTGCTCACCGATCCCATGTTTTCCAAAAGACTCCGTGATCTGTTTACGTATAACAAGGATTTCAGGATACGGGATATAGAACTTCTTAAATACGGCAGGCAATTTCGAATCAATGAGTTTTCCAAGGTCGTTGTCGGACGTAACAGTTTTGAAAATGAGGCACTCCAGAAATTATCCGAAGGGGAAGACGTTGTAATCCATATGACGCAATATCCCGGTCCTACCGCGCTTGTTCCCTATGGAGGCGACGATACAACACTCCTTTATGCGGCATCTCTGTGTGCCCTTTACAGTGACGCCCCAAAAGATGAGGAGGTTGTTGCCCTGTGCAGGACAGGAAATGCCTCAAAGCCCATCATGATAAAAGCAGCGCAAAGAGAAGATTGTGAGCGTTTAATGATTTGA
- a CDS encoding LysM domain-containing protein, giving the protein MDNIRIPVFCLILSLFFLTTTFEVALAKEDTAHLSFQKAATSKTKTRTYVVKKGEWLFDILRTQVGITSRRFTIIKILNPHIKDIDKVEPGDVVILPDIEPPGSAKREDNLPITAYTIKKGDTITRIAIRQLQTKKLSEVVKTVHEIKQLNPGIKNYNKIYPGQNLELPRRSIVITKQEVKVPEAESPAKVKDESKEKPVMLPETRLAIIRHVISRMNGSIITTGKYYIPIPQVGQVTIDCSAIPVVELDDGSTTLLDFSDRIPDTLKNMIQASWKNYNPIKVDNNDNTATILQKIINTSNIYVMKKRTASYIIGNTPPLQLSVDWMIIKKASGSIPYLQGLSFVADNSQLLPKPLTSYAEKNGMIITEIMDGYGIMSATDEKYTIPQVSVINSRTKMELINALIIELGFSTMKDTEVGIFDTARDGFNLSIRADVLVKKEDRQILFLSKKIPQQFIDSLKNRGTETISFDEGETQKAVIEKVLQAMNVPYIFNSFSFSIPEKTNTPKGIINFPAFKITRDKGHFYLIDFDIDRDIYGLLHEKWEVTIVKY; this is encoded by the coding sequence ATGGACAATATCCGTATACCAGTTTTTTGTCTTATTCTTTCTTTGTTCTTTCTTACTACCACCTTTGAAGTCGCCCTTGCAAAGGAAGATACGGCCCATCTATCATTTCAAAAAGCAGCTACTTCAAAAACTAAAACACGTACATACGTAGTTAAAAAAGGCGAGTGGCTTTTTGATATCCTGCGAACCCAAGTCGGAATAACATCACGCCGATTTACAATAATAAAAATACTGAACCCGCATATAAAAGATATAGATAAAGTAGAACCCGGCGATGTGGTGATTCTCCCCGATATCGAACCACCCGGAAGCGCCAAAAGGGAAGACAATTTACCGATAACGGCTTATACAATAAAAAAAGGCGATACCATAACCCGGATTGCCATTCGTCAATTACAAACGAAAAAATTGTCGGAGGTTGTAAAAACAGTACACGAAATCAAGCAGCTGAACCCAGGCATCAAAAACTACAACAAGATATATCCCGGTCAGAATCTGGAACTACCTCGAAGAAGTATTGTTATCACCAAACAGGAAGTTAAAGTTCCAGAAGCTGAGTCACCAGCCAAAGTTAAAGATGAATCCAAAGAAAAACCGGTCATGCTACCGGAGACCCGTCTGGCTATTATAAGACACGTAATCAGTCGAATGAACGGATCCATTATAACAACGGGTAAATATTATATCCCCATTCCCCAGGTAGGGCAGGTGACCATCGATTGTTCTGCAATACCGGTCGTTGAACTTGATGACGGAAGTACGACTTTATTGGATTTTTCTGATCGGATACCTGATACCCTTAAAAATATGATCCAAGCAAGCTGGAAAAACTATAACCCAATTAAGGTCGACAATAATGACAATACTGCCACCATTCTTCAAAAGATTATCAATACCTCTAATATATATGTAATGAAAAAACGGACAGCATCATACATTATAGGGAATACTCCACCCCTCCAGCTTTCGGTTGACTGGATGATCATAAAAAAAGCGTCCGGAAGCATTCCTTATTTACAAGGACTGTCATTCGTTGCCGACAACTCCCAACTCCTGCCCAAACCACTGACTTCTTATGCAGAAAAAAATGGTATGATCATTACAGAAATTATGGATGGATACGGTATAATGAGCGCAACGGATGAAAAGTATACAATCCCCCAAGTGTCCGTTATAAACTCTCGCACCAAAATGGAACTGATCAATGCACTTATCATTGAACTAGGTTTTTCAACAATGAAAGATACCGAAGTCGGGATCTTTGACACTGCCAGGGACGGTTTTAACCTTTCTATTAGGGCTGATGTCCTTGTAAAAAAGGAAGACAGACAAATATTGTTCCTCTCAAAAAAGATCCCCCAGCAATTCATAGACAGCTTGAAAAACAGAGGTACAGAAACCATATCGTTCGATGAAGGAGAAACTCAAAAAGCTGTCATCGAAAAAGTCCTGCAAGCTATGAATGTTCCTTACATATTCAATAGTTTCTCATTTTCAATTCCTGAAAAGACCAATACCCCAAAAGGCATCATCAACTTTCCAGCCTTCAAAATAACTCGTGACAAAGGACATTTTTATCTGATCGATTTTGATATAGATCGCGATATCTATGGACTGCTTCATGAGAAATGGGAGGTAACCATAGTTAAATATTGA